One window of the Tubulanus polymorphus chromosome 11, tnTubPoly1.2, whole genome shotgun sequence genome contains the following:
- the LOC141913400 gene encoding serine/threonine-protein kinase 38-like isoform X2, giving the protein MATVGEQIPVSSHTVDKVTKAKVTLENYYSNLIAQHDERTNRHRLLEQTMEEEGLSDEQKNERRQLHAAKETEFLRLKRSRLGVQDFEPLKVIGRGAFGEVRLVQKKDTGHMYAMKILRKHDMLEKEQVAHVRAERDILVEADHQWVVKMYYSFQDASNLYLIMEFLPGGDMMTLLMKKDTLTEDQTQFYVAESVLAIDSIHKLGFIHRDIKPDNLLLDAKGHIKLSDFGLCTGLKKSHRTEFYKDLSQAKPSDFSNVSSKPMDSKRRAESWKRNRRQLAYSTVGTPDYIAPEVFIQTGYTCTCDWWSLGVIMYEMLIGYPPFCSENPQETYRKVMNWKETLVFPPEMPISNEARDLIQRFACNSDNRIGSNGVDEIKKHSFFKGVDWNHIRDRPAAISIVVKSIDDTSNFDEFPEVDLKWPEPKEGETDAKYKDLVFMNYTFKSFEGLTQRGIKPSSKS; this is encoded by the exons ATGGCTACCGTCGGAGAACAGATACCGGTCAGCAGTCATACCGTGGACAAGGTTACGAAGGCGAAAGTGACGCTTGAGAATTATTACAGTAATCTGATCGCTCAACACGATGAACGCACGAATAG GCACCGTTTATTGGAACAGACTATGGAAGAGGAAGGGCTATCGGATGAACAA aaaaaTGAACGTCGTCAGTTACACGCAGCGAAAGAGACCGAATTTCTACGTTTAAAACGATCGCGACTTGGCGTTCAGGATTTCGAACCGTTGAAAGTTATCGGTCGTGGAGCTTTCGGAGAG GTTCGTTTAGTTCAGAAGAAGGATACAGGTCACATGTACGCCATGAAAATACTTCGAAAACACGACATGTTAGAGAAGGAACAG GTGGCGCATGTACGAGCTGAACGTGATATTCTAGTAGAAGCCGACCACCAGTGGGTCGTTAAAATGTACTATTCATTCCAAGATGCAtctaatttatatttaataaTGGAATTTCTCCCCGGAG GTGATATGATGACACTGCTGATGAAAAAGGACACGTTGACCGAAGACCAAACGCAGTTTTACGTCGCGGAAAGCGTTCTAGCGATCGATTCTATTCATAAACTAGGTTTCATTCATCGCGATATCAAACCGGATAATTTACTTCTCGACGCGAAG GGTCACATAAAACTGTCCGATTTCGGTTTGTGTACCGGTTTGAAGAAGTCTCATCGTACGGAattttataaagatttatctcAGGCGAAACCAAGTGATTTCA GTAACGTTTCCTCGAAACCGATGGATTCCAAACGACGCGCTGAAAGCTGGAAGAGAAATCGGCGACAATTG GCTTACTCGACGGTCGGTACTCCGGATTATATCGCTCCGGAAGTGTTCATCCAGACCGGATATACGTGTACGTGTGATTGGTGGTCGTTGGGTGTGATAATGTATGAAATGTTAATAG GCTATCCTCCGTTTTGTTCGGAAAACCCTCAGGAAACTTATAGGAAAGTAATGAACTGGAAGGAGACGCTCGTCTTTCCGCCTGAAATGCCGATATCGAACGAGGCAAGGGATCTCATCCAAAG gtTTGCTTGTAATTCCGACAACAGAATTGGCTCAAACGGCGTCgacgaaattaaaaaacactCCTTCTTTAAAGGCGTAGATTGGAACCATATACG CGACCGTCCAGCCGCTATTTCTATCGTAGTGAAAAGTATAGACGACACGTCAAACTTCGACGAATTCCCCGAAGTTGACCTTAAATGGC
- the LOC141913400 gene encoding serine/threonine-protein kinase 38-like isoform X1 — MGLRLSRPPLKIRRAKMATVGEQIPVSSHTVDKVTKAKVTLENYYSNLIAQHDERTNRHRLLEQTMEEEGLSDEQKNERRQLHAAKETEFLRLKRSRLGVQDFEPLKVIGRGAFGEVRLVQKKDTGHMYAMKILRKHDMLEKEQVAHVRAERDILVEADHQWVVKMYYSFQDASNLYLIMEFLPGGDMMTLLMKKDTLTEDQTQFYVAESVLAIDSIHKLGFIHRDIKPDNLLLDAKGHIKLSDFGLCTGLKKSHRTEFYKDLSQAKPSDFSNVSSKPMDSKRRAESWKRNRRQLAYSTVGTPDYIAPEVFIQTGYTCTCDWWSLGVIMYEMLIGYPPFCSENPQETYRKVMNWKETLVFPPEMPISNEARDLIQRFACNSDNRIGSNGVDEIKKHSFFKGVDWNHIRDRPAAISIVVKSIDDTSNFDEFPEVDLKWPEPKEGETDAKYKDLVFMNYTFKSFEGLTQRGIKPSSKS, encoded by the exons ATGGGTTTACGTCTAAGTCGACCACCGCTGAAG ATTCGCCGGGCCAAGATGGCTACCGTCGGAGAACAGATACCGGTCAGCAGTCATACCGTGGACAAGGTTACGAAGGCGAAAGTGACGCTTGAGAATTATTACAGTAATCTGATCGCTCAACACGATGAACGCACGAATAG GCACCGTTTATTGGAACAGACTATGGAAGAGGAAGGGCTATCGGATGAACAA aaaaaTGAACGTCGTCAGTTACACGCAGCGAAAGAGACCGAATTTCTACGTTTAAAACGATCGCGACTTGGCGTTCAGGATTTCGAACCGTTGAAAGTTATCGGTCGTGGAGCTTTCGGAGAG GTTCGTTTAGTTCAGAAGAAGGATACAGGTCACATGTACGCCATGAAAATACTTCGAAAACACGACATGTTAGAGAAGGAACAG GTGGCGCATGTACGAGCTGAACGTGATATTCTAGTAGAAGCCGACCACCAGTGGGTCGTTAAAATGTACTATTCATTCCAAGATGCAtctaatttatatttaataaTGGAATTTCTCCCCGGAG GTGATATGATGACACTGCTGATGAAAAAGGACACGTTGACCGAAGACCAAACGCAGTTTTACGTCGCGGAAAGCGTTCTAGCGATCGATTCTATTCATAAACTAGGTTTCATTCATCGCGATATCAAACCGGATAATTTACTTCTCGACGCGAAG GGTCACATAAAACTGTCCGATTTCGGTTTGTGTACCGGTTTGAAGAAGTCTCATCGTACGGAattttataaagatttatctcAGGCGAAACCAAGTGATTTCA GTAACGTTTCCTCGAAACCGATGGATTCCAAACGACGCGCTGAAAGCTGGAAGAGAAATCGGCGACAATTG GCTTACTCGACGGTCGGTACTCCGGATTATATCGCTCCGGAAGTGTTCATCCAGACCGGATATACGTGTACGTGTGATTGGTGGTCGTTGGGTGTGATAATGTATGAAATGTTAATAG GCTATCCTCCGTTTTGTTCGGAAAACCCTCAGGAAACTTATAGGAAAGTAATGAACTGGAAGGAGACGCTCGTCTTTCCGCCTGAAATGCCGATATCGAACGAGGCAAGGGATCTCATCCAAAG gtTTGCTTGTAATTCCGACAACAGAATTGGCTCAAACGGCGTCgacgaaattaaaaaacactCCTTCTTTAAAGGCGTAGATTGGAACCATATACG CGACCGTCCAGCCGCTATTTCTATCGTAGTGAAAAGTATAGACGACACGTCAAACTTCGACGAATTCCCCGAAGTTGACCTTAAATGGC
- the LOC141913399 gene encoding mitochondrial potassium channel ATP-binding subunit-like — protein sequence MFMIKFGSFIARNSFAHSSSIRLIGCCSTAATAASRSSNNHLSSYVTKLRSVWKNNFNVQKSSRRCKRNRADGGKAVGGLFLTGTWLAAAAPVVKAQNLQFEERTRLVGLKDESKTQDPKFDWEEFLKLVWPEIWYLLGAVVSALAVALVNIQIPVYLGDLVNIVSKFTSEMPPADYIEQLRQPVIKLISIYGVQGILTFVYISLLQTMGERISVDLKTKLFDSIVLQDIEFFDRTKTGEIVNRLTTDVHDFKSAFKMCISQGLRSFTQVVGSTVSLFLISPKLTGLMVAVVPAIVVLGTLIGASLRKLSKAAQAQVARAAAVADEAISNIRTVRAFATEQKEQALYNQEVQEACYQNEKLGIGIAVFQGLANFALNGIVLGVIYAGGFMMSEKELTAGQLMSFLVATQTIQKSLAQMSLLFGHAVRGMGAGARVFQYIKMQPSILLGGDIDESMLKRARINDHTRDCIQFRDVSFAYPTRPDQIVLDGYSLNIPSGKVVALCGLSGAGKSTVAALLERFYDIDSGDITICDKPLRSLDPQWLRGQLIGYINQEPQLFATSIRENIRYGQTDATDTQVEIAARLANAHEFIVNFPDGYDTRVGERGATVSGGQKQRIAIARALLKNPAILILDEATSALDAESERLVQQALDRVMRGRTVIVIAHRLSTIKNADLIAVMKDGKVAEIGKHNELLKSKGIYWNLIRQQQIKDEAEEKTQKRKGFLG from the exons ATGTTTATGATCAAATTTGGCAGTTTTATAGCCAGGAATAGTTTCGCACATAGCAGCAG tattcGTCTAATTGGATGTTGCAGTACTGCAGCAACAGCAGCGTCACGATCATCGAACAATCACCTGTCGAGTTACGTAACGAAATTACGATCTGtttggaaaaataacttcaacgTTCAGAAGTCGTCGCGTCGTTGCAAACGGAATCGAGCAGACGGAGGGAAGGCTGTAGGAGGTTTATTCCTGACGGGAACGTGGCTCGCCGCGGCCGCGCCGGTCGTCAAGGCGCAGAATCTTCAATTCGAAGAACGCACGCGATTGGTCGGTTTAAAAGACGAATCGAAAACGCAAGATCCGAAATTCGACTGGGAAGAATTTCTGAAACTTGTTTGGCCGGAAATATGGTACTTACTCGGGGCTGTGGTG AGCGCTTTAGCCGTGGCACTAGTGAATATACAGATACCGGTTTATTTAGGAGATTTAGTCAACATCGTGTCGAAGTTCACTTCAGAGATGCCTCCGGCCGATTACATCGAACAACTACGACAACCTGTCATTAAACTCATTTCTATATACGGCGTTCAG GGTATTTTAACGTTTGTTTATATATCTCTACTACAAACGATGGGAGAACGAATATCCGTCGATCTGAAAACAAAACTGTTCGATTCGATCGTCCTGCAAGACATCGAATTCTTCGATCGCACAAAAACGGGAGAAATTGTAAATAG ATTAACTACTGATGTACACGATTTTAAAAGTGCTTTCAAAATGTGTATCTCGCAAGGATTAAGAAGTTTTACTCAG GTTGTTGGTTCGACAGTTTCTCTATTCTTGATCTCACCGAAATTGACCGGACTGATGGTGGCTGTTGTACCGGCTATCGTCGTCCTGGGAACGCTAATCGGCGCGTCGCTTCGCAAACTATCGAAAGCGGCGCAAGCTCAAGTGGCGCGCGCCGCGGCTGTAGCGGACGAGGCGATCAGTAACATTCGAACGGTTCGCGCTTTCGCGACCGAACAAAAAGAACAGGC ACTGTACAATCAAGAAGTACAAGAAGCTTGTTATCAAAATGAGAAACTCGGTATAGGAATTGCTGTCTTTCAGGGTTTAGCTAACTTCGCATTGAATG GAATAGTGTTAGGAGTGATTTACGCTGGTGGATTTATGATGTCCGAGAAAGAACTGACCGCAGGACAACTGATGTCATTCCTGGTCGCGACTCAAACCATACAGAAATCACTGGCGCAGATGTCGTTATTGTTCGGGCACGCAGTACGCGGTATGGGCGCTGGAGCCCGAGTGTTTCAG TATATAAAGATGCAGCCGTCTATTCTACTGGGAGGAGATATCGATGAATCGATGTTAAAAAGAGCTCGTATAAACGATCACACGCGTGACTGTATCCAGTTCAGAGACGTTAGTTTCGCGTACCCGACGCGACCCGATCAAATCGTACTCGACGGTTACAGTTTGAATATTCCGAGCGGTAAAGTGGTCGCGTTGTGCGGCCTCTCCGGCGCCGGTAAATCGACGGTCGCCGCGTTGCTCGAACGATTCTACGATATCGATTCCGGTGATATTACGATCTGCGATAAACCGCTGAGGTCTCTCGATCCTCAGTGGCTACGAGGTCAACTTATCGGTTATATTAATCAG GAGCCTCAATTGTTCGCGACGTCGATACGCGAGAATATCCGCTACGGGCAGACGGACGCCACCGACACTCAGGTAGAGATCGCCGCTCGATTAGCCAACGCTCACGAGTTCATCGTCAACTTCCCCGACGGATACGATACGAGAGTCGGCGAACGCGGAGCGACCGTGTCCGGCGGGCAAAAACAGAGAATCGCGATCGCGCGTGCGTTACTGAAAAACCCGGCGATATTGATTCTCGACGAAGCGACGAGCGCTTTAGACGCGGAGTCCGAACGACTCGTCCAACAAGCACTAGACCGAGTTATGAGAG GTCGAACTGTAATCGTAATCGCTCATAGATTAAGCACGATCAAAAATGCCGATCTCATCGCTGTTATGAAGGATGGAAAAGTTGCCGAG ATCGGTAAACACAAtgaattactaaaatcaaaaggAATTTATTGGAATCTAATTCGACAACAGCAGATAAAAGATGAAGCGGAAGAAAAGACGCAAAAGAGGAAAGGATTTCTTGGATGA
- the LOC141912747 gene encoding KRR1 small subunit processome component homolog has translation MADFLEVTGKKKKKPLPDKNNADNDVDSLTEVPKGWKEPAFTAQDNPRGLATESSFATLFPKYREKYLQECWSLVKKTLSQHGIKAELDVIEGSMTVSTTRKTFDPYIIIRSRDLIKLLARSVPYEQAIRVLDDEVACDIIKISSFVRNKDRFVKRRQRLVGPNGSTLKAIELLTDCYVLVQGNTVSALGPFRGLKEVRKIVEDCMKNVHPIYNIKTLMIRKELEKDDALRNESWDRFLPKFKSKNISKRKQPLKKKIKKQYTPFPPQQPESKIDKELATGEYFLKEKERKRKHHEEKKEKQKEAVSKKQEERAKSFIPPTEKINKSNNKHVGNTSSDVDVDVDALKKKIQKSQKRKSSNGTTTVKAKKSKT, from the exons ATGGCAGATTTCTTAGAAG taaccggaaagaaaaagaagaaacctTTACCCGATAAGAATAACGCTGACAATGACGTGGATTCGTTGACGGAGGTGCCGAAAGGTTGGAAAGAACCGGCTTTTACCGCGCAGGATAATCCACGCGGACTGGCGACGGAAAGTTCGTTCGCGACGCTGTTCCCTAAATACAGAGAGAAATATCTACAGGAATGTTGGTCGTTAGTGAAAAAAACCCTATCTCAACAC GGGATTAAAGCTGAATTAGACGTTATTGAAGGAAGTATGACGGTTTCAACTACGAGAAAAACGTTCGATCCGTATATAATTATACGCAGTCGTGATCTCATTAAACTGTTAGCTCGAAGCGTACCTTACGAACAG GCTATTCGTGTGCTGGACGACGAAGTCGCTtgtgacatcatcaaaatatcgTCGTTCGTTCGTAACAAAGACCGATTTGTGAAACGGCGTCAAAGACTCGTCGGACCGAACGGCTCCACTTTAAAG gCTATTGAATTGTTGACGGATTGTTACGTACTGGTTCAAGGTAATACAGTCTCGGCTCTCGGTCCATTCAGAGGATTAAAAGAG GTACGAAAAATTGTCGAAGACTGCATGAAGAATGTTCACCCGATTTATAATATAAAG ACTCTGATGATCCGGAAAGAACTGGAAAAAGACGACGCTCTGAGAAACGAATCGTGGGATCGATTTCTGCCGAAATTCAAGTCGAAAAACATCAGCAAACGCAAACAACCGCTGAAAAAGAAGATCAAGAAACAGTACACTCCGTTCCCTCCGCAGCAGCCTGAGAGCAAG ATTGATAAAGAATTGGCGACCGGTGAATATTTCCTGaaagagaaagaaagaaaaagaaaacaccACGAGGAGAAGAAG GAGAAACAAAAAGAAGCGGTCAGTAAGAAACAGGAAGAACGCGCGAAATCGTTTATACCCCCCACCGAGAAAATTAACAAGAGTAATAATAAACACGTCGGTAATACATCATCGGACGTCGACGTCGACGTCGACgcgttgaaaaagaaaattcaaaagtCACAG AAACGTAAATCTTCCAACGGTACGACGACGGTAAAAGCTAAAAAATCGAAAACTTGA